In Deinococcus aestuarii, one genomic interval encodes:
- a CDS encoding DUF58 domain-containing protein: MALLSLRRRRGVASPPPVHTRAASRPPLEPPAQLLRRLEFRVVRRLDGFLFGDYRGLFYGPSLDLAEVREYQPGDEVRRIDWNVTARSGRLHVRQYREERELTAWLIVDTSPSMNFGTRRVLKRELAREFAGVASLVITRHGDKIGAITFGASSGMAPPRGGRAQALAVMNLLSRGTPDAAPGSATDLATALTAVERTLRRRALVFVVSDFLETAQRGAGGWAGALGRLAQRHDVVAVRVSDPAERQLPDVGGLRMRDPETGEELWLDTSDPGVRAAHARLVGERDQALKRTLQSAQVDLLDLGTERDPVGPLLRFAAVRRGRRT, encoded by the coding sequence ATGGCCCTGCTTAGCCTCCGGCGGCGCCGGGGGGTGGCGAGTCCGCCGCCCGTCCACACCCGCGCCGCGTCCCGCCCGCCGCTGGAACCGCCCGCCCAGCTTCTGCGGCGGCTGGAATTCCGGGTGGTGCGGCGGCTCGACGGCTTCCTCTTCGGCGACTACCGGGGCCTCTTCTACGGCCCCAGCCTCGACCTCGCCGAGGTGCGCGAGTACCAGCCCGGCGACGAGGTTCGCCGCATCGACTGGAACGTCACCGCGCGCAGCGGGCGGCTGCACGTCCGCCAGTACCGCGAGGAACGCGAGCTGACCGCGTGGCTGATCGTGGACACCTCGCCCTCGATGAACTTCGGCACCCGGCGGGTCCTCAAGCGCGAGCTGGCGCGCGAGTTCGCGGGGGTGGCGTCCCTGGTGATCACCCGCCACGGGGACAAGATCGGGGCGATCACCTTCGGGGCGAGTTCGGGGATGGCCCCGCCGCGTGGGGGGCGGGCGCAGGCCCTCGCGGTGATGAACCTGCTGTCGCGGGGAACCCCGGACGCTGCGCCCGGCTCCGCCACCGACCTCGCCACGGCCCTGACGGCGGTGGAGCGGACGTTGCGGCGGCGGGCCCTGGTGTTCGTGGTGTCGGACTTCCTGGAGACGGCCCAGCGGGGCGCGGGGGGCTGGGCGGGGGCGCTCGGGCGGCTGGCCCAGCGGCACGACGTGGTGGCGGTGCGGGTCTCGGACCCTGCCGAGCGGCAGCTCCCCGACGTGGGCGGCCTGCGGATGCGCGACCCGGAGACGGGGGAGGAGCTGTGGCTCGACACCTCCGACCCGGGGGTGCGCGCGGCCCACGCCCGGCTGGTCGGTGAGCGCGACCAGGCGCTCAAACGGACGCTGCAATCGGCGCAGGTGGACCTCCTCGACCTGGGCACCGAGCGTGACCCGGTGGGGCCGCTGCTGCGCTTCGCGGCGGTGAGAAGGGGGCGGCGGACATGA
- a CDS encoding VWA domain-containing protein — protein sequence MTFGFPGLLWLLLLVPLAVWLFSAAARRRQGRARAYADPHLLGTVLRGGKRTRALIPLGLQLGALTLLLFGAAQPVARPTLPVNKASVMIALDASRSMLADDVQPSRLEAGRTVARQFLELAPASTQIGLMTFSDNASVLVPPTTDRQEVLDALNRVKPAQATSFAGALVSGVRALPGREKAVPPRELVEVPGQAQANPNGTSAPTPVDPQTLPPGAILLLSDGISNRGANPQIAARFASDHRVKLYAVALGTEGGAVSRVEGQLVFVPFDTRELSRLTQLTGGQFLFPVDPERLRGLYRDLGSAVRWEPTELGLGGPLAGVAALLLVIGGGLALAWQRRVP from the coding sequence ATGACCTTCGGCTTTCCCGGCCTGCTCTGGCTGCTGCTCCTCGTGCCGCTGGCGGTGTGGCTCTTCTCGGCGGCGGCGCGGCGGCGCCAGGGCCGGGCCCGCGCCTACGCCGACCCGCACCTGCTGGGCACGGTGCTGCGGGGCGGGAAGCGCACCCGGGCGCTGATCCCGCTGGGGCTGCAACTCGGAGCCCTCACCTTGCTGCTGTTCGGGGCGGCGCAGCCCGTCGCCCGGCCCACCCTGCCGGTGAACAAGGCGTCGGTGATGATCGCGCTCGACGCCTCGCGCTCGATGCTCGCCGACGACGTGCAGCCCTCGCGGCTGGAGGCGGGGCGCACGGTGGCGCGGCAGTTCCTCGAACTCGCCCCCGCCTCCACCCAGATCGGCCTGATGACCTTTTCCGACAACGCCTCGGTCCTGGTGCCCCCCACCACCGACCGCCAGGAGGTGCTGGACGCCCTGAACCGGGTCAAGCCCGCCCAGGCGACCTCCTTCGCGGGGGCGCTCGTGAGCGGGGTGCGCGCCCTGCCGGGCCGCGAGAAGGCGGTGCCGCCCCGCGAGCTGGTGGAGGTGCCGGGGCAGGCCCAGGCCAACCCCAACGGCACGTCGGCGCCCACCCCGGTCGATCCCCAGACGCTGCCCCCCGGCGCGATCCTGCTGCTCTCGGACGGCATCTCGAACCGGGGGGCGAATCCCCAGATCGCGGCGCGTTTCGCCTCCGACCACAGGGTCAAACTGTATGCGGTCGCGCTCGGCACCGAGGGGGGCGCGGTGAGCCGGGTGGAGGGACAGCTCGTGTTCGTGCCGTTCGACACCCGCGAACTCAGCCGCCTGACACAGCTCACGGGGGGACAATTCCTCTTCCCGGTCGACCCCGAGCGGCTGCGCGGGCTCTACCGCGACCTCGGCTCGGCGGTGCGCTGGGAGCCCACGGAGCTGGGGCTCGGCGGGCCGCTCGCGGGGGTGGCCGCCCTGCTCCTGGTGATCGGCGGCGGGCTGGCGCTCGCGTGGCAGCGGAGGGTGCCGTGA
- a CDS encoding VWA domain-containing protein has translation MSFIWPWALAALVLLPLFVWLYLRGLGRPAQTAALHPDLRLLAQARGRPRPLRRHLPAALYLGALTLALVALARPTAPVPLPDDRTAIMLTMDVSRSMEAEDIKPSRFAAAQEAARSFVGSLPPGVRVGLASFAGYAVLNTPPTTRHEQVLTAVDGLGMARRTAIGDGLLESLRALPERSGQVQAETPTPQDLPAAAIVLLSDGRNNSGSDPLEAAAEAKRLGVRVYTVGLGTENGDPGMGGWGGFWGGFDAETLKQIASTTGGRYFEARSAGELNSIYRDLGRSLGWKVQPSEVSGFVAALAGLMLLGSLGVSELLTRRIL, from the coding sequence ATGAGTTTCATCTGGCCCTGGGCCCTGGCCGCGCTGGTGCTCTTGCCCCTGTTCGTGTGGCTCTACCTGCGCGGGCTGGGGCGGCCCGCCCAGACGGCGGCGCTGCACCCCGACCTGCGGCTGCTCGCCCAGGCGCGGGGGCGGCCCCGGCCGCTGCGGCGCCACCTTCCGGCCGCGCTGTACCTGGGGGCGCTGACCCTGGCGCTCGTGGCGCTGGCCCGGCCCACGGCGCCCGTGCCGCTGCCCGACGACCGCACGGCGATCATGCTGACGATGGACGTGTCGCGCTCGATGGAGGCCGAGGACATCAAGCCCAGCCGCTTCGCCGCCGCGCAGGAGGCGGCGCGCAGCTTCGTGGGGTCGCTGCCCCCGGGGGTGCGGGTGGGGCTGGCCTCGTTCGCGGGGTACGCGGTGCTCAACACGCCGCCCACCACCCGCCACGAGCAGGTGCTGACCGCCGTCGACGGGCTGGGGATGGCCCGCCGCACCGCCATCGGCGACGGGCTGCTGGAGTCGCTGCGGGCCCTGCCGGAACGCAGCGGGCAGGTCCAGGCCGAGACCCCCACGCCCCAGGACCTGCCCGCCGCGGCCATCGTGCTGCTCTCCGACGGGCGCAACAACAGCGGCTCGGACCCCCTGGAGGCGGCGGCCGAGGCCAAGCGGCTCGGCGTGAGGGTATACACCGTGGGCCTGGGCACCGAGAACGGCGACCCCGGCATGGGCGGCTGGGGCGGCTTCTGGGGAGGCTTCGACGCCGAGACCCTCAAGCAGATCGCCTCCACCACCGGCGGACGCTACTTCGAGGCCAGATCGGCGGGCGAACTCAACTCGATCTACCGCGACCTGGGCCGTTCCCTGGGCTGGAAGGTGCAGCCCAGCGAGGTCTCGGGCTTCGTCGCGGCCCTCGCGGGGCTGATGCTCCTGGGGAGCCTGGGGGTCTCGGAATTGCTGACCCGCCGCATCCTGTAG
- a CDS encoding nitrilase-related carbon-nitrogen hydrolase — protein MTSPEQRPPGQRSFRAVAVQPQWSAADFASAEAFRAWMRSQLEMARPHLAQGRPNLVVLTELNGLPLVLRDVPLAVRAGTFERAALVLFLRWLPRALPVLLRERVSPIRALQLALSAKNTRLYLETCRDLAREYGVYLCCGSTPMPRYRLEGRYLVREAGTLHNETVLLDPQGELIGVADKVHLTPAEEGEGVDLTPGPLGELRVFPTPVGDLGVAISLDAFRADVIGQLEAGGCTVLLQPDANGAPWTAQEGLPPDPANLRDQPVAWLESCWQATTTGRSIRYAVNPMVVGNLLDLTFDGQSAITGRAKDAPEPRSYALTEPRPGFLALLPWVEEGLPERLRAAGLERAARSGHPWENRYRTGTLHADLTLPPGKVPQPPRTDHERALAALLRGEATLAGGRPLWPLLAVAAALLLTVRRKR, from the coding sequence ATGACCTCCCCCGAGCAGCGGCCCCCTGGGCAGCGATCCTTCCGGGCCGTCGCCGTCCAGCCGCAGTGGAGCGCCGCCGACTTCGCCAGCGCCGAAGCCTTCCGCGCCTGGATGCGCTCGCAACTGGAGATGGCCCGCCCGCACCTCGCGCAAGGCCGCCCCAATCTGGTCGTCCTCACCGAACTCAACGGGCTGCCGCTGGTCCTGCGGGACGTGCCCCTCGCCGTCCGGGCGGGGACCTTCGAGCGGGCGGCCCTTGTCCTCTTCCTGCGCTGGCTCCCCCGCGCCCTGCCCGTCCTGTTGCGCGAGCGCGTCTCGCCCATCCGCGCCCTGCAACTCGCCCTGAGCGCGAAGAACACCCGCCTCTACCTCGAAACCTGCCGCGACCTCGCCCGCGAGTACGGGGTGTACCTGTGCTGCGGCTCGACCCCCATGCCCCGCTACCGGCTGGAGGGGAGGTACCTCGTCCGCGAAGCGGGCACCCTGCACAACGAAACCGTCCTGCTCGACCCGCAGGGGGAATTGATCGGCGTGGCGGACAAGGTGCACCTCACCCCCGCCGAGGAGGGGGAGGGCGTGGACCTGACGCCGGGGCCGCTGGGGGAGCTGCGCGTCTTCCCCACCCCGGTGGGTGACCTTGGCGTCGCCATCAGCCTCGACGCCTTCCGGGCGGACGTGATCGGGCAGTTGGAGGCAGGCGGCTGCACCGTCCTCCTGCAACCCGACGCGAACGGCGCCCCCTGGACGGCGCAGGAGGGCCTGCCGCCCGACCCCGCAAACCTGCGCGACCAGCCCGTCGCGTGGCTGGAGAGCTGCTGGCAGGCGACCACGACGGGCCGCTCCATCCGCTACGCGGTGAATCCGATGGTGGTCGGCAACCTCCTCGACCTCACCTTCGACGGGCAGAGCGCGATCACGGGCCGGGCCAAGGACGCCCCCGAACCCCGCTCCTACGCCCTCACCGAGCCGCGCCCGGGCTTCCTCGCGCTGCTCCCCTGGGTGGAGGAGGGCCTCCCCGAGCGCCTGCGCGCCGCCGGGCTGGAGCGGGCCGCGCGCAGCGGCCACCCCTGGGAGAACCGCTACCGCACGGGCACGCTGCACGCCGACCTGACCCTGCCGCCGGGCAAGGTCCCCCAGCCCCCCCGCACCGATCACGAGCGGGCGCTGGCCGCCTTGCTGCGGGGAGAGGCGACGCTGGCGGGGGGACGTCCGCTCTGGCCTCTGCTCGCTGTGGCCGCCGCCCTTCTCCTCACCGTCCGGCGCAAGCGTTGA
- a CDS encoding 5-oxoprolinase subunit B family protein — MSEETTLPPEITPLGDAALVVRSPLARELLADLTARPLPGVWEAVPALGVLTVLYDPLVTTPEDLTAQLTGRLAGLTRRAGGTGKTLALPVTFDGPDLAWCAGRAGLDLPGFVRAVCAAPLEVAFLGFTPGFAFLTGLPEGLKMPRLDTPRERVPAGSVALGGPWAGVYPRETPGGWRIVGRTDAVLFDVNRAEPVAWRAGDRVTFVDVTNG, encoded by the coding sequence ATGTCGGAGGAGACGACGCTTCCGCCCGAGATCACCCCCCTCGGGGACGCCGCGCTCGTCGTGCGCTCGCCCCTCGCGCGTGAACTCCTCGCCGACCTCACGGCCCGGCCCCTCCCCGGCGTGTGGGAGGCGGTGCCCGCCCTCGGCGTGCTGACGGTGCTGTATGACCCGCTGGTGACCACCCCGGAGGACCTGACCGCGCAGCTCACCGGACGGCTGGCCGGGTTGACAAGGCGGGCCGGTGGAACGGGAAAAACCCTCGCCCTCCCCGTCACCTTCGACGGTCCCGACCTCGCCTGGTGTGCCGGGCGGGCGGGGCTGGACCTGCCCGGCTTCGTCCGCGCCGTGTGCGCCGCCCCGCTGGAGGTCGCCTTCCTGGGCTTCACTCCCGGCTTCGCGTTCCTGACAGGCTTACCGGAGGGGCTGAAGATGCCCCGGCTGGACACGCCCCGCGAGCGCGTTCCGGCGGGCAGCGTCGCGCTGGGCGGTCCCTGGGCGGGTGTGTACCCGCGCGAGACGCCGGGCGGGTGGCGGATCGTGGGGCGCACGGACGCCGTGCTCTTCGACGTGAACCGGGCCGAGCCGGTCGCGTGGCGCGCGGGCGACCGGGTAACGTTCGTGGACGTGACGAATGGTTGA
- a CDS encoding biotin-dependent carboxyltransferase family protein gives MVESPALTVERSGLLTTVQDAGRRTRALGVPEGGAADPVARRLANALVGNPAGTAGLEVTLSGPALRFHADALVSLCGAPFEARLDGGTFPLWRAVPIDAGQTLSVLGTAWGARAFLAVRGGLGGQEVFGSRSTDLRSGFGGLEGRALRAGDRLSWFPLPLVTPPRAFVAPDLRTPTGPDLTLRVLPTPEATPDLLAAMCGPTFTVSGQADRMGVRLGEAVPAPHDPTRVSLPNPPGAAQLPPDGRPTLLLSDAGTHGGYPTPLVVARADLPSLGQLRPGDRVRLRAVTLEEANAALGRRERALRGVEGALAWWYKGA, from the coding sequence ATGGTTGAGTCCCCCGCCCTGACCGTGGAGCGCTCCGGCCTCCTCACCACCGTGCAGGACGCGGGGCGGCGGACGCGGGCGCTCGGGGTGCCGGAGGGGGGAGCCGCCGACCCGGTGGCGCGGCGGCTGGCGAACGCCCTCGTCGGGAATCCGGCGGGCACGGCGGGGCTGGAGGTGACGCTGAGCGGACCTGCCCTGCGCTTTCACGCGGACGCCCTCGTCTCGCTGTGCGGGGCCCCATTCGAGGCGAGGTTGGACGGCGGGACCTTCCCTCTCTGGCGGGCCGTCCCCATTGATGCCGGGCAGACTCTCTCCGTTCTCGGCACGGCGTGGGGGGCGCGGGCCTTTCTCGCCGTGCGGGGAGGCCTGGGCGGGCAGGAGGTCTTCGGCAGCCGCTCCACTGACCTGCGTTCGGGATTCGGCGGGCTGGAGGGGCGGGCGCTCAGAGCGGGGGACCGCCTCTCCTGGTTCCCTCTGCCGCTCGTCACGCCGCCCCGCGCCTTCGTCGCCCCCGACCTCCGGACGCCCACCGGGCCGGACCTCACCCTGCGCGTCCTCCCTACTCCGGAAGCCACGCCCGACCTCCTCGCCGCGATGTGCGGCCCCACCTTCACCGTGAGTGGGCAGGCCGACCGCATGGGCGTGCGGCTGGGCGAGGCGGTTCCGGCCCCCCACGATCCCACCCGCGTCAGCCTCCCCAACCCGCCCGGTGCCGCGCAGCTTCCCCCGGACGGTCGCCCCACCCTGCTCCTGAGTGACGCGGGCACGCACGGCGGCTACCCCACTCCCCTCGTCGTGGCGCGGGCGGATCTGCCCTCCCTCGGCCAACTGCGGCCCGGCGACCGGGTGAGGCTGCGGGCCGTGACGCTGGAGGAGGCGAACGCGGCGCTGGGGCGGCGGGAACGGGCGTTGCGTGGAGTGGAGGGGGCGCTCGCGTGGTGGTACAAGGGGGCATGA
- the pxpA gene encoding 5-oxoprolinase subunit PxpA → MTSMPTIDLNADLGEGSPHEALVMPFVSSANIACGGHAGDEGTMRGSLRLAARHGVSAGAHPGFPDREGFGRREMHFPPEEVTAFVREQIEALKAVASREGVRLAHVKPHGMLYNMAVKDAELARAVAVAAKDSGLPLYFGLAGERSLMLDQAAALGLDAVGEGFADRGYAPDGSLWPRGQSGALLPHDQAVAQGVRLAREGVVTAVTGETVRVPARTLCLHGDGAEAAELARDLRAALEGTGVRVAAPGT, encoded by the coding sequence ATGACCTCCATGCCGACCATCGACCTCAACGCCGACCTGGGAGAGGGCAGCCCGCACGAGGCCCTTGTCATGCCTTTCGTATCCAGCGCGAACATCGCCTGCGGGGGCCACGCGGGCGACGAGGGGACTATGCGAGGCAGCCTGCGCCTCGCCGCGAGGCACGGGGTCTCGGCAGGGGCCCATCCCGGCTTCCCCGACCGCGAGGGCTTCGGTCGAAGAGAAATGCACTTCCCCCCGGAGGAGGTGACCGCCTTCGTCCGCGAGCAGATCGAGGCGCTGAAGGCGGTGGCCTCCCGCGAGGGGGTCCGCCTCGCCCACGTCAAGCCCCACGGGATGCTCTACAACATGGCGGTGAAGGACGCGGAACTGGCCCGCGCGGTCGCCGTCGCTGCAAAAGACTCCGGCCTCCCCCTGTACTTCGGGCTGGCGGGCGAGCGGTCGTTGATGCTGGATCAGGCGGCGGCCTTGGGGCTGGACGCAGTGGGGGAGGGTTTCGCCGACCGGGGCTACGCCCCCGACGGTTCCCTGTGGCCGCGCGGGCAATCGGGCGCCCTGCTCCCCCACGATCAGGCCGTCGCCCAGGGCGTCCGCCTCGCACGCGAGGGCGTCGTCACGGCGGTGACGGGGGAGACGGTGCGCGTCCCGGCCCGGACCCTCTGCCTGCACGGGGACGGGGCGGAGGCGGCGGAACTCGCGCGGGACCTGCGGGCGGCGCTGGAGGGGACGGGGGTGCGGGTGGCGGCGCCGGGGACCTAA